A region from the Brassica napus cultivar Da-Ae chromosome C8, Da-Ae, whole genome shotgun sequence genome encodes:
- the LOC106408933 gene encoding two-component response regulator ARR5: MAEVMRSETLNISNNTSSLASPELLHVLAVDDSIVDRKFIERLLRVSSCKVTVVDSATRALQYLGLDGDNNSVGFEDLKINLIMTDYSMPGMTGYELLKKIKESSAFREIPVVIMSSENILPRIDRCLEEGAEDFLLKPVKLADVKRLRDSLLKAEERVFKNIMHKRELEANDIFSQLKRAKI, encoded by the exons ATGGCGGAGGTTATGCGTTCTGAGACCTTAAACATATCCAACAACACTTCTTCCTTAGCATCGCCAGAGCTTCTTCATGTTCTCGCCGTTGACGATAGCATCGTCGATCGGAAGTTCATCGAACGGCTACTCAGAGTCTCTTCGTGTAAAG TTACTGTTGTCGATAGCGCGACAAGAGCTTTGCAATACCTTGGATTAGATGGAGACAACAACTCAGTTGGATTTGAG gaTCTCAAGATTAATCTGATAATGACGGATTACTCTATGCCTGGGATGACTGGATATGAACTACTTAAGAAGATCAAA gaATCATCAGCTTTCAGAGAAATTCCAGTTGTCATTATGTCCTCAGAGAACATCTTGCCTCGTATTGATAG ATGTCTCGAAGAAGGTGCTGAAGATTTCTTACTGAAGCCTGTGAAATTGGCTGATGTGAAAAGATTAAGAGATTCTTTGCTGAAAGCTGAGGAACGAGTTTTCAAGAACATTATGCACAAAAGAGAGCTAGAAGCTAATGATATCTTCTCACAGCTAAAACGCGCAAAGATCTga